In Seonamhaeicola sp. S2-3, the genomic window CAATAACCCCAATACCTTGCATTAAATACCCACGGAACAAATACTCTTCAAAACTTGTTTGTAAAGGCACCATGACTATGGCTATAATACAAAGTATTAAAAACGGTACTAACTTAAAGTTAAGTTGATAATCTTCAGGAGACACAAAATATTCACCTAATGTAAAACTACTAGAAATTACACCCCATAAAATGAAAATAAACAAAAAACGTTTCCAATCAATCTTTTTTCTGCTTGTTGTTAAATGAGTTAAGGTTTGTTTATGCAAATACTTTGACACTAATATTACAGCTAATAAACCAACTGCAAATGATAAAAGCATTAAAAACAAACTTAAATTAGGCTCTAAAAGTGATAGTAATTTAGACTGGTCTAAATTGGTCATATCACCTCCATTACTAAAGGCCTTAGCTAAAACCGCTACTGTAAAAGGTATTTGTCCAATAACTACCCCTATGGAAACAATTATAACACCTACTAAATACCGCCACCAATCATGTAAAACATTAAATGCCTGAGCTATATACATTCTAATAATTTTAAGTTAAAAGATCTAAATTCCAAGTTTGCTTTTTATTATAGCGCAAGTTACCATTTTTTACTTGTAATGGGCTATCAAAATTATTTGTAAATAAACTTCCGGTACCCAAACCTTGTGGTAACTTGCTCTGCTTTATATAAGTATATTGCGCTATAGCA contains:
- a CDS encoding CPBP family intramembrane glutamic endopeptidase; its protein translation is MYIAQAFNVLHDWWRYLVGVIIVSIGVVIGQIPFTVAVLAKAFSNGGDMTNLDQSKLLSLLEPNLSLFLMLLSFAVGLLAVILVSKYLHKQTLTHLTTSRKKIDWKRFLFIFILWGVISSSFTLGEYFVSPEDYQLNFKLVPFLILCIIAIVMVPLQTSFEEYLFRGYLMQGIGVIVKNKWIPLITTSTVFGLLHIANPEVEKLGYVIMVYYIGTGLFLGIITLMDEGMELALGFHAANNLFTALLVTADWTAFQTHSVLKDMSDPEKIGFMEIFFPVFVVFPILLFILSKKYKWTNWKDKLFGSVTPPPSEDYKILE